The window TTGGAAccacaaatttaattaattttccgtatttgttattgtatgatttttgtttttcttttttttctttttttttgttggtacaTAGCTATGTGGTCTATAATTCAAAGTGTGACCTTTTGAAATTAATGAGTTCATCCGAGATAGTCGGGGGAAAATACAGTTGTATATATAGAGAAGTAATTGGATTAGCTTGGAATACATAGAAGTGTCGAGGAAGTAATATTAGATCAGATTCAATTTGTCCGGGTCGCGAACATTCACCAGATTgttgtacatatatacaaagtTCCAAAATTCAATGTGATGCTTATAACATTTATGAATTCAATTGTATACAATTGTGCACAACTATCAATTTATATCACACACAAATATgctcatatttttataatctaataattttttttttttatatgaagcataatatatattgctataaaatttgagtataaaaaaattttgatattaatatcattCATCCAAAATGGCTCATGCCAATATCGTAAATTATTAATGGCACgtatatattatacatgaatatattaatattcatatataacatgaaaaaatatatagactaaaatatacaaatatatataataatgtatatataatgtatatataaatttatatttatattttgattttttaaatttaaaaatcgaaaaaaatataatgtaacttttCATCATTTCATTGACTTTTTCATTGTCAAATTATTCTagtgatgaataaaatttctatttgtcACTCATGTGAATTCGAGGGTAGttcaattattcaatatatatgtatatataggtTTGGTGATTCACACACGGATGCAGAAACAGACTGTCGACATTGATCCTATATATATGACTATTATCTATACATCAGAGGACAAATGAAAGAGCTATAGCTAGTGTTGGTGAACCCTTTGTCGTATTTCACCTCAAATATATATCCACACCTTTCAACATTTGCTATTTTCACATCGTATGCTGGCACTTTAACTGTCATGCGGTCATGAcctggtatttttaattactttaacAAAAACGTGATATTTAAGTTGAAgtatttcataatattatatatatcatttgtgttttaataaattatttaaaatatatatatattaaatttaataatccacAGGTtgtcgataaaattaaatgtagattgaatttattttcatgaaaatcgTTAATTTTCGAGtaaattgattgataattttccAGTTTGTAGATAGtcattgattttaattgaaaattaacagTACAATAAAACTTTGtggcttctttttttttttcctctttttttttttattctgttttGCATTCTGAAATGACCAATGAGCAGTGTAATTTTACTAATGACTGTCATCACATTTGTAACAGTTTGCTGCCATTTGTATAATCactatttaaaagtttaattaaaaattaaattttatattattgttttttctaattagctttatttgttattgattttatttgaatatatatatattgtttgatttgttatttataaagatatatattttttttgttacaggtGATTTCAGAATACTGTCGAACTCGTCTTCAATCAAAGCCATTCACTCATATCGTTATGGATATGTATCGAGAAGTCATGCGATCTTCTCAGTATGCAGCTCGACGAAGAATAGCAGGACAATTACGTTCAAATTATATGGTATCATCTCAACAAGATTCTCATGTAAATGATAATCGTCAaagtaattatcattattcaaAGCATCAAGCTcgtggaaatttatttaaaacacaaTCACGAAATTCACGTTCACATCCAAATTTACAATCTTTAACTGGACAAGAAACAACAATaccaacaacaattaataatttaaaaccacAATTTCAATcacaaattgatattaaaaatacaaataataatgttaaaataaattcacaaaaaatttgtgaagAGCAATCAAAAAGTTCACAtcatttagatttaaaaaatgaacaaatacaACAAACAAATAGCAAAATATATAGTGATCCAATTTATGCACTACCAGTAAAGCCATTTCTCAGCTCGCAGGATGTACGACTCAATAgatttacaattaaaacaagTGAATCAAATGGTGATGTCTATGCACAACCAACTAGAATTcgtaataattgtaatagTGGTGTATCACAGCCAAATATTGCTCATCTTGCTAGAAATGATGAGATTATTTATGATATACAAAATCGTCCCAATATTCATCGACAGCTTTCAAATCCGCAATTaccaaattcaaatattaattctgGTATTGTTGGACATTATACAAATTCAATTACACCTGGAAGACTTCAAGTTTTTATTAGTCCAGAAGAACGTAAAAATAGATTATTACAAAATCAAGAATCATCATTAAatgtacaaaatttaaatatttctgtaCCACCAAAACCACCTAGAATAATAACAAGTAGTAGAcaagtatcattattatcagaaaataatGAACCACCACCTAAACCACCAAGAAATGCTGTACGTAATGGACCAAGAGCAAGACGTGGTAAACCAGTACAAAGAGCACCATCTAGATTATACAGAGCAATAAGTGGTACAACAAgatctttaaataaaacacaatgTATTGGTCCTGAATTTGTTGTACGAGCTAATCAACCACCAAAAATACTCAGCTTGTGTGATGTTgaggtaattaaattttatgtacatatttttaaattgatttacaaTTATTCTTTTGGTTAATCATCTAGTTGATTAATCAATATaacagttttttattatttatctatcagAGTTATTCACTGATAAAATTTAGATTAGTCAGGATGGCCGAGCGGTCCAAGGCGCTGCGTTCAGGTCGCAGTCCACATTTGTGGGCGTGGGTTCAAATCCCACTTCtgacaacatttttttctaaaccctttcaataataattgttttattaattttttttcttttcgttttttttttgttgcagaGTGGATGTACTGGACGAATTGTTGTTATACTTTTAACTGGACAGCGTATTGATGTTACTTGTGATCCTCAAAAAATCACAGCAGGTGAATTATTTCAGgtaagttatttaatatttataaagaattattaaaagctCTCTTTAGATCTAACTTAATGGTCTATAAGTCAaagtaaattgtttaataGAGTTAGTCTAAAGCTATAAATTCAGATGAATCCTTATGAactttgtaattaatttaattttgcaattaatttaaaagtactatatatatatttattattcgtacaagtgaatatataattaaattatatatataagacaatatttttaaatatatatattagtatttttaagctctatataattgataagtaatattaaaaaaattatctgaatGTTAAACTTGAAAAGTGATGATTgattatgaaaaacaaataaaataaaataagacgTTGAAATTTTAATGAGATCAAGATATGAGTCCAAGTTTGAAATTCaagattttaataaactttctAAATGCGGATATTCTGTTTAAACTTTTGTCCGATAGGAACAGTTCTcattaaaaacttttcaatcgtactcaattgaataaaaaaaaaaaatattcatcatataCCCCTTTCGCGTTATCGTCACAATTCAAACTTGacctttttaaaataaaaaaataaataaactttttgatttaatattttcttaccattgatattaccattcaatgaaaaaaaaaaatttaatatattattttcttttattttttatgtattttaaaggCAATTGTTCAAGCTGAAAATCTTGACGAAAACTTTACTCTTGGTTTGGCAGCATTGTTAGCTGGTGATTTTGCAATGCTACCACCTGagacaaaattaaatgagGTTGCACCTCCAGGGTGGTTGAataatgctaaaaataaaGGTCCCCTGAGTTTACCAACCAGCTTCATGCTTTATTTGAGACTACGTTTTTTCTTACCATCAGTTCGAGGATTAAGgtattttgaaaaagaaaaaattatacataatatatatttaaatagaaattaatccagctaaaaaataaaaaaaaaaagaaaatattaaataataataaattaaaaacaaaaaaactttttaaagttattcaacaaagtataataatttaaattttatggtaACAGGTGTTGGATATCGAAACACTTGCTGTACCTTCAAATAAGACGTTGCATACTGGAACAGCAATTAGTTTGCCCTTTGAGTCAACTTGTTAACTTGACTGGTCTAGCTTTACAAGCTGAATTTGGAAACTACAGTGTAAATGTAAGTATTACACAAGTACACACATACACTCTCTCTGACAcattctatatatttatataaattaattataataatataatattctttATTAAATAGGAACATGGTCGtggtgattattttttactcgAGCACTATATACCAGAATCACTTATATTAAATTCAGATAATCAACAAAGTCAATTAAATGACACTGACGTGTTAAAAGGAAGACTACATCAGGCACATCGTGATCGTCGTGGTTTAGATACAAATACATCTGAAGAAATGTTTATACAACATGCACAAGAATTAAATGATTATGGTTcacatttttatattgcaaATGTTGATACAAAAgaacttgataaaattattgaaatattaaaaaaaattgaaaggaaaaaattaaatacatcatGTAATAGTggtaataaatcatttaaaaatgataatagctataaaattgatgataatgatgttgattattcaatttatggaaaaatggAATTTTCAAAACAAGCAACATATGGTAATATAACAaatgaacaattaaataatgataaaattcaacaacaacaacaacaacaacaacaacaacaaaatgaaaatgacaTTTATGCAATTCCAAAAAGTAATGcagttattgttgttgaaagaaataataataaaaatagcaagagtaatatcaataataacattaataataatattaataaagataaaaataaaattaaaaaaacagataCAAATGTATGGTTAGCAATTAATAGTGAaggaattaaattatttgaaagacCTGGTAAACCAAGACAACGAACAGAATTAATACGTTTTGAATGGAAAGATATACGAAAATTAAGTTGTGGTAAAAATTGtcttattgttaaattaaatggtaaacgtacaaaatttaaattacgtatggatcataacaaaaattattatgtacatGAATTAGCATTAATGCATCGTCAATTTTTTCCTAAATTAAAATCTGAAATGACAACATTACAAAGTATGACAAATGATTTTGGTGCAAAATTAAcagttgataatgatgatgaaaaaacatcattatcatcatcaccaaagcttaataaattagataaaaaattatcaaaaatatcaataattgatatattaagtaaaaaagaacaaaaattttcattaccaTTAGAggaatatcaaaataaagaaaatgaaaatcctGATAAAGTATCTGTACAAGCTGGTAAAAGTGATGAAGATGAACCAGTTTGTTATACACCAGAAGATGATGCACTTTATGCACAAGTTAATGCAAGATTAGAGCCTGAGGGTGCATCAAGAGATACTGAAGATGAAGGAGAAAGATGTAGAAGTGATAGAggaattgatgaaaaaataattaacgatGATAAACTTTATACGTATCTTGGATCAGATATTAATAGTGAAAAATCAGTACCAGCTTATGCtgtaccgaaaaaaaaaaataataatttacttttaactGATGATGAAAGATCAGAAAAACAAGTACAAAATCCAGAAGATCTTTATGCTgctattaataaatcatttaataaaaaaaatgattttccaGCTCCTGATGAAATTTGGGATATTAAATCTAAAGATATTGTTGCTAAAAATATTCACAaggtatttaattaattttaattataaataatattagataatttaaaagaaaatgtatataaaatttattttgttttttctttcagaTAAAGACATCAAGTTTACCGAATTATGGAACACCAAAACAAAGTACAGGATTTAGAACACCTAGTTTACCACGTCGATTGGGAGTTAAAATGGGTACACGAGCGATATACAGTAGTTCAGTACAACGTGATTCCAGCCTTGCCGACGATTTAGAATCTTTGTCAATGAAATCTGACTCAGCATCATCGATTCAATCAGCTTCTGCACAATCTACCGAGTCACCATTGCCTGAAGCATATGTACTCAGTAagtaattgttaatttaaattaaatctatatatttattatttttcaataaataaaattgtatttattttaatttttttgttaatagaTGCAGATATTTGTACAAATGATGAGACATTTAGAATAACAAATGATGAAACAATGTCAGATTCATTGGTTGCTAGATTAGAAGAATTATCATTTGCTGAAGAAAGAATTTTACATACAGTAAAATTAGAACGAGGATACGGTGGAAGTATTGGACTTCAAGTAACTAAAGGAAATGATGGAGGAGTTTATATTCAAGCTATTTCAGTTGGAGGATCTGCTGATATGGCTGGAAATGTTAATAAcggtaaaattatatataaattaatagagattgaattttttattattttaatacttcataatgtattttttttttccattacaGGTGATAGAATTGTAGCAATAAATGGACAAAGTTTACTTAATTTTCCTTATGAAGATTCATTAAAAATGTTACAAAGTACATCAGCAACAGTAGAACTTGTTTTATCACAAATAACATCAACACGTCaagatttattatcatcacaacaacaacaacaacaacaacatttatCTGATACATTTGATAGTAATTATTTacgtaattttcattttgaagtATCATCTGAAGCTGAAGCAACTAATATGACAAATAAATGGCTTTTACAAAAAGCAATTGATGTTGCATCTGTACAAAATACATCAAGTGCTTATAGTAGTGCTGCATCAAGTGCAATGGGTAACcacaatacaaataatatatatcatatgGATGTTGCTGAATCAAATCCCATTAATTCCGCTAGTATGCTTTTAAGTCTTGAGGATTTTGATGTAAGTCGAACGAGTCGTCAAGTTTTCATATAATTAAGGTatgtttattgatttatttcgaatttttaatattattaaattatatttatattttatgataaattaaaagcattgaaatatcattcattaataataaaaaattgctcaagaaaattaaaattatttcaagtatttaaaattgcattaaaataaagtttaaaaaattattatttaattataaatttcaagttattaaaatgaatattaaagcaaaattaattaattttggataattttaaattttgaaataattaaaatttacaattatttgtcggatattttatgatattgaccttgaattttatctataattttatttaatacagtATTGATTATATTctaaatcaaattatatacatatatctcGTTAACGAAGCCATGTCCAAAAACCTTTCGCGTCGGCGTCAGAACAactagttatttttttattattggaaaatataatatttgttttttttttttaaattcaaatttatagcACTGTCGTTTATTCATCAACAAGAATATTTGACATgcaaaaaatacatatgaaaatttaattcgtattgacaatatatatataaattaaatttcgaaattagATTTAcgtatttattcaaattgatgagatttatacttttaaaatatatatactgtaaaaaagataataaaaaagtggggtaaaaaaataaagattacaAGACACTCGTATGGAATCATCTTTAGTTTATGACGATCGGTCAAACTACCTGGCAAAGAAAAACAGGTGTACGCGATTCCGggtcatttaatattttgtattttaaaatttattgtattaaatatttattattaaaaaaaaaaaaatgaacacaggtatgattattaatttatttaaaagaaaataaattaattaattttcaagtcatattaaaatatcaacaagataattaaattaatttcatttatattaataataattttttgtaattttaattttgttacaGTAGAAAAACCACCGCCTGTACCACCACGTCGAAAAAAACATCTtgtaaatagtaaaataaatttatcacaaaatttaacaacaccaacaacaaataattcagtgaattataaaaatcgtAAAGTTCGTTTATCAACGCCCAGtgtcaataaaatatcaaatgaaagTTTAAACAGCATAAATGTAAGTCACGTCAATATTCTTGAATCATTTAAATCCAATAATAACACGTCACTGAATCACGATCAGGCACGTAGAAAATCTGACTCAATTTTATCAACCGAAAACATTCAATTGATATCATCTTTGCCagaaaatttgacaaatatttccattcaaataaatcaaaaaaatattaaagataaaacGGAAAAAGTTGAATGtcatattgatgaaaattttcagcCAATTAATAATAgctcatcattattatttacattaaaagaTTTTCAAGATGTTATTAGtgattcaaaattttcaaataaatcaacaaaaaatataccaagacaattttcacttgatgatgatgaagatttttcatta is drawn from Aphidius gifuensis isolate YNYX2018 linkage group LG3, ASM1490517v1, whole genome shotgun sequence and contains these coding sequences:
- the LOC122852387 gene encoding uncharacterized protein LOC122852387, which produces MPSEVNITLPVVAGDVLALRGAGLAAPETWALLCQAAQALQDLFLSNGGVVGGGSHAGPVVTPHTIELTSRGRVMLQLAPPETARAYLPPEYRPGRLYSDTDSEKMWMYSLGRALLDTTPRAAALTGSVSVSPTSALQSVLAAMTEPDPRRRASLMNLLDVISEYCRTRLQSKPFTHIVMDMYREVMRSSQYAARRRIAGQLRSNYMVSSQQDSHVNDNRQSNYHYSKHQARGNLFKTQSRNSRSHPNLQSLTGQETTIPTTINNLKPQFQSQIDIKNTNNNVKINSQKICEEQSKSSHHLDLKNEQIQQTNSKIYSDPIYALPVKPFLSSQDVRLNRFTIKTSESNGDVYAQPTRIRNNCNSGVSQPNIAHLARNDEIIYDIQNRPNIHRQLSNPQLPNSNINSGIVGHYTNSITPGRLQVFISPEERKNRLLQNQESSLNVQNLNISVPPKPPRIITSSRQVSLLSENNEPPPKPPRNAVRNGPRARRGKPVQRAPSRLYRAISGTTRSLNKTQCIGPEFVVRANQPPKILSLCDVESGCTGRIVVILLTGQRIDVTCDPQKITAGELFQAIVQAENLDENFTLGLAALLAGDFAMLPPETKLNEVAPPGWLNNAKNKGPLSLPTSFMLYLRLRFFLPSVRGLRCWISKHLLYLQIRRCILEQQLVCPLSQLVNLTGLALQAEFGNYSVNEHGRGDYFLLEHYIPESLILNSDNQQSQLNDTDVLKGRLHQAHRDRRGLDTNTSEEMFIQHAQELNDYGSHFYIANVDTKELDKIIEILKKIERKKLNTSCNSGNKSFKNDNSYKIDDNDVDYSIYGKMEFSKQATYGNITNEQLNNDKIQQQQQQQQQQQNENDIYAIPKSNAVIVVERNNNKNSKSNINNNINNNINKDKNKIKKTDTNVWLAINSEGIKLFERPGKPRQRTELIRFEWKDIRKLSCGKNCLIVKLNGKRTKFKLRMDHNKNYYVHELALMHRQFFPKLKSEMTTLQSMTNDFGAKLTVDNDDEKTSLSSSPKLNKLDKKLSKISIIDILSKKEQKFSLPLEEYQNKENENPDKVSVQAGKSDEDEPVCYTPEDDALYAQVNARLEPEGASRDTEDEGERCRSDRGIDEKIINDDKLYTYLGSDINSEKSVPAYAVPKKKNNNLLLTDDERSEKQVQNPEDLYAAINKSFNKKNDFPAPDEIWDIKSKDIVAKNIHKIKTSSLPNYGTPKQSTGFRTPSLPRRLGVKMGTRAIYSSSVQRDSSLADDLESLSMKSDSASSIQSASAQSTESPLPEAYVLNADICTNDETFRITNDETMSDSLVARLEELSFAEERILHTVKLERGYGGSIGLQVTKGNDGGVYIQAISVGGSADMAGNVNNGDRIVAINGQSLLNFPYEDSLKMLQSTSATVELVLSQITSTRQDLLSSQQQQQQQHLSDTFDSNYLRNFHFEVSSEAEATNMTNKWLLQKAIDVASVQNTSSAYSSAASSAMGNHNTNNIYHMDVAESNPINSASMLLSLEDFDVSRTSRQVFI